GCAGATGCGCACGTTCCAGCCGTGCGGACTCATCCGGCCCAGAATGCCGGCGGCGATCAACGAATCGAGTTCGTTGAAGCAGTCCAGCGTGACGATGGCGATATCCATGGCGGGTCCATATGGTCGAGGCATCCGCCTATGTTGTTCGCATCGAGGGGGCAGGTCAACCGGCAGGGGAAAGCAAGAGCCCCGCCGAGTGGCGGGGCAGCCGGGTCAGTCTTCCAGCCAGATCATCGAGGCCATGCGGCCGGTGACGCCGTCGCGGCGGTAGGAGAAGAAGCGGTCGCGGTCTATCACGGTACAGAAATCGCCGCCGTAGACGCGGGAGACGCCTAGTTTCCGCAGCCGCAGGCGGGCGAGCGCGTAGATGTCGGCCAGGTACTTGCCGTTGCCGATGTCGACGAAAGCCGAGTCCGCCTCGGCGTCCTTCGCGATGAAGGCCTGGCGCACCTCGGCGCCCACTTCGAACGCGTCCGGACCGATGGCCGGGCCCAGCCAGGCCATCAGGTCCGATGGCGGCAGCGCCATCGCGGCCACGGTCGCCTCGATCACGCCGTCGCACAGCCCGCGCCAGCCGGCGTGGGCGGCGGCGACAGTCTGGCCCCGCTCGTCGCAAAGCAATACCGGCAGGCAGTCCGCGGTCATCGCCGCGCAGACGACGCCCGGCTCGCGGGCGAAGCTGGCGTCGGCGTCGGGCGCGTTTGCGCCGATGGCGGACGCGTCAGCCACCGCGACGCCATGCACCTGGTTGAGCCAGGCGGGTTCGGCCGGCAGCGCGTCGCGCAACCGCGCGCGGTTGGCCGCCACGGCTTGCGGATCGTCGCCGACGTGCGCGCCCAGGTTCAGGCTGGCGTAGGGCGGCTGGCTGACGCCGCCGTTGCGCGTGGTGACCAGGGTGCGGACACGGGCGGGGGCGGGCCAGTCCGCCGAGATCCAGTCCTTATCGGGCATAGATCACCTCGACGTCGCCATCGTCGTCGTCGTCCCAGTCTTCGTCGTCCTCGCCGTCGCCGTGGGCGAAGGCCTCGTCGTCGGCGACCGCGCCGTCGCCGCGCAGCAGGTCCAGCAGCGCGCGGAAGTCGTCGGGCAGCGGCGCCTTCCAGCTGCGCTCCTCGCCGGTGGCCGGGTGGACCAGGGCCAGCGCGAAGGCATGCAGCGCCTGCCGGCCCAGCGCCTTGACGCCGGCCGCGATCTCCTCGTCCATCTTGTGGCGCGGGTTGCCGTACACCGGGTCGCCGGCCAGCGGGTGGCCGGCTTCGCGCATGTGGACGCGGATCTGGTGGGTGCGGCCGGTTTCCAGCTTGCACTCGACGTGGGAATGGCTGGCGAAACGCTCCAGCACGCGGATGTGGGTGATCGCCGGCTTGCCGCCGAATTTCAGCACTGCCATTTTCAGGCGGTTGTTCGCGTCGCGGCCGATGTTGGCGTCGATGGTGCCGTCGAAGGGCACCACGCCGTCGGCGATGGCGCGATAGACGCGCTTGACGGTGCGGGCCTGCAGCTGGCGCACCAGCTCGGTCTGCGCCGGCAGCGTCTTGGCCACCACCATCAGGCCGGAAGTGTCCTTGTCCAGGCGGTGGACGATGCCGGCGCGCGGCACGCTGGCCAACGCCGGGCAGTGGTGCAGCAGACCGTTGAGCAGCGTGCCGCTCCAGTTGCCGGCGGCGGGGTGCACGACCAGGCCCGCCGGCTTGTTGATCACCAGGATGTGCTCATCCTCGAACACGATGGGCAGATCCATCGGTTCCGGCTGGAAAGCCATTTCCTCATTGGTGAGCTGCAGCGTCACTTCCAGCTTCTCGCCGCCC
This genomic window from Chromobacterium violaceum ATCC 12472 contains:
- the pgeF gene encoding peptidoglycan editing factor PgeF; the encoded protein is MPDKDWISADWPAPARVRTLVTTRNGGVSQPPYASLNLGAHVGDDPQAVAANRARLRDALPAEPAWLNQVHGVAVADASAIGANAPDADASFAREPGVVCAAMTADCLPVLLCDERGQTVAAAHAGWRGLCDGVIEATVAAMALPPSDLMAWLGPAIGPDAFEVGAEVRQAFIAKDAEADSAFVDIGNGKYLADIYALARLRLRKLGVSRVYGGDFCTVIDRDRFFSYRRDGVTGRMASMIWLED
- the rluD gene encoding 23S rRNA pseudouridine(1911/1915/1917) synthase RluD, with protein sequence MTDPYIDPDDYSDISENEVSTTQHLEIPLSLCGERLDAALAKLLPDYSRSRLTQWVKDGLVKVDGQVVAPKTKMLGGEKLEVTLQLTNEEMAFQPEPMDLPIVFEDEHILVINKPAGLVVHPAAGNWSGTLLNGLLHHCPALASVPRAGIVHRLDKDTSGLMVVAKTLPAQTELVRQLQARTVKRVYRAIADGVVPFDGTIDANIGRDANNRLKMAVLKFGGKPAITHIRVLERFASHSHVECKLETGRTHQIRVHMREAGHPLAGDPVYGNPRHKMDEEIAAGVKALGRQALHAFALALVHPATGEERSWKAPLPDDFRALLDLLRGDGAVADDEAFAHGDGEDDEDWDDDDDGDVEVIYAR